One part of the Bacillota bacterium genome encodes these proteins:
- a CDS encoding DUF4349 domain-containing protein, which yields MRCEELRELLSAYLDGELNPEEAAAVESHLDTCPACAPEFADLRRTVELCHAVGEVDMPENFHSELMRKIEAKQARSGILHRLGVDRWKPAYRTAAAVAAVVVVSVGISSVVEMAQRPGGLYGTKAGQTRSTRENEQARGGGAVTGTPAADKTDMAYSQSMPAETPVPAPAAPPGMGGGAEGFADSTKRLAKAPAGQLGVSMPPIAPDQSYDIVVEDLDRKLVKRADLQVEIEKGKVDETGRKIIALVETSKGFIQRSGTFTDELKYRGMNFVLRVPEDRFATILGELESYGKIMSKNINSEDVTQQFIDTQAQIKNKERQEQRLVEIMGKANSVGELMQVENELNRVRSEVDMLKGRMKYLQSATSYSTITMTIREAREGSAAIPGTPGLLDEVWQAFMSTFRKLAITLAKAAPYAILIGVGWIIYNKVTTSKGKSAA from the coding sequence GTGAGGTGCGAAGAACTGCGGGAACTGCTATCCGCATACCTCGACGGGGAACTGAACCCCGAAGAAGCAGCAGCCGTTGAGAGCCATCTTGACACTTGTCCCGCCTGTGCCCCCGAGTTCGCCGATCTGAGGCGGACAGTCGAACTATGTCACGCGGTGGGTGAGGTGGATATGCCCGAGAACTTCCATTCGGAACTCATGCGGAAGATTGAGGCGAAGCAGGCTCGTTCGGGAATACTGCACAGGCTCGGTGTCGACAGGTGGAAGCCCGCGTACAGGACCGCGGCCGCAGTCGCCGCCGTGGTCGTCGTCTCGGTGGGTATATCAAGCGTGGTCGAGATGGCGCAGAGGCCCGGTGGGTTGTACGGGACGAAGGCTGGCCAGACCAGGTCGACCCGCGAAAACGAGCAAGCCCGGGGTGGCGGAGCAGTAACAGGGACGCCTGCGGCGGACAAGACCGACATGGCGTACTCGCAATCCATGCCCGCGGAGACTCCGGTGCCGGCGCCTGCGGCTCCTCCGGGAATGGGCGGTGGTGCGGAGGGCTTCGCCGACTCGACCAAGCGTTTGGCAAAAGCTCCGGCCGGCCAACTCGGTGTGTCGATGCCGCCAATCGCACCCGACCAGTCGTACGACATCGTAGTCGAAGATCTTGACCGCAAGCTGGTGAAGCGGGCGGACCTCCAGGTCGAGATCGAGAAGGGCAAGGTCGACGAAACCGGCCGCAAGATCATCGCGCTTGTAGAAACGTCGAAAGGGTTCATCCAGAGGTCGGGTACGTTTACCGACGAGCTGAAGTACCGTGGAATGAACTTCGTCCTTAGAGTACCGGAGGACAGGTTCGCCACCATCCTCGGCGAGCTCGAGTCGTACGGCAAGATTATGTCCAAGAATATAAACAGTGAGGACGTCACCCAGCAATTCATCGATACCCAGGCTCAGATCAAGAACAAGGAGCGCCAGGAACAGCGGCTCGTGGAGATCATGGGCAAGGCCAACAGTGTCGGCGAACTCATGCAGGTGGAGAACGAACTGAACCGCGTGCGGTCTGAGGTCGACATGCTCAAGGGCCGCATGAAGTACCTGCAGAGCGCGACCTCCTACTCCACGATCACGATGACCATCAGGGAAGCAAGGGAAGGCTCTGCGGCGATACCCGGGACTCCGGGGCTCCTCGACGAGGTATGGCAGGCGTTCATGAGTACGTTCAGGAAGCTGGCGATCACCCTCGCCAAAGCGGCTCCGTACGCGATACTGATCGGCGTAGGCTGGATCATCTACAACAAGGTGACCACCAGCAAGGGGAAGAGCGCAGCGTAA
- a CDS encoding sigma-70 family RNA polymerase sigma factor, whose protein sequence is MSSPEDNLIAKARSGSVAAFEQLVYAYEKRVYNLALRMMGNPDDASDVAQEAFLRAYSSLREFRGDSSFSTWLYRIVSNICLDELRRRKRQRVSYLDEPIEGEDGEMTRQVAAPAPGPEEVIEEAEVRELVQRGIALLPEDHRIIVVLRDLQGLSYEEISQTLGLNLGTVKSRLNRARAALKDRLSASELFTQPIVESTERGAGK, encoded by the coding sequence TTGTCGTCTCCCGAGGATAATCTGATAGCGAAAGCGAGATCCGGGAGCGTCGCCGCATTCGAACAGCTGGTATACGCCTACGAGAAAAGGGTATACAACCTCGCCCTTCGGATGATGGGTAATCCGGATGATGCCTCCGACGTGGCGCAGGAGGCGTTCCTTCGGGCGTACTCCTCATTACGCGAGTTCCGGGGGGATTCGTCGTTTTCCACCTGGCTTTACCGCATAGTGTCGAACATCTGCCTCGATGAGTTGCGAAGGCGGAAGAGGCAGCGCGTGTCGTACCTCGACGAGCCTATCGAGGGCGAAGATGGTGAAATGACGAGGCAGGTCGCCGCCCCCGCACCAGGCCCGGAAGAGGTAATTGAAGAAGCCGAGGTCAGGGAACTCGTCCAGCGGGGCATTGCATTGCTACCCGAGGACCACAGGATAATAGTGGTATTACGGGACCTACAGGGACTTTCTTACGAGGAGATATCCCAGACCTTGGGCCTGAACCTGGGTACGGTGAAGTCTAGACTGAACCGCGCCAGAGCCGCCTTGAAGGACAGGTTGAGCGCGTCGGAACTTTTCACCCAACCTATCGTCGAATCGACTGAAAGGGGGGCAGGCAAGTGA
- the polA gene encoding DNA polymerase I codes for MSKKLVLLDGHSLANRAFYALPRLTAASGQVTNAVYGFLTMLLRLIEEEKPAMVAAAFDRPTPTFRHVEFDQYKATRTGSPDDFKSQIPIIKAALNSLKIPIFEVDGYEADDVLGTIARKAEGEGIDTLLVTGDRDALQLVSDHVTVLLTRKGISEVARYDPDGVREALGITPSQVVDYKALVGDVSDNIPGVRGIGEKTALKMIREYGSVETLLQNLGDLKDSRARAALESGVESAGLSKRLATIVTDAPVDVRFEECCLKAPDMDGVESLFQELDFKNLARRVRDSFSRAGYRPEGDICAAGGAAAGPGAAGGSPTTSGNAAQRTTGEESILIQAAREFTTVTTAGELQSAVAKITGGDVIGMTFVVGDGGPGGGPATSPLVALLVTAPAVSFYARLARGGTLDGVIDGAVDAGEAIAVMARALEDPGIRKVAHAVKPALVALKQAGVNVRGLEFDTAIAAYLLDPTRSSYKVPDLSREHLGINIPGPEKGKPPSPEHLAACTAATVSLASKMGGLLEQNDLARLFREIEMPLVGVLADMEVAGVGVDPGMVERMSKEFSSKIDGVLTEIYAIAGCEFNVNSTKQLGEVLFERLNLPRARKTKTGYSTDAEVLEELARRHEIAAKVLEYRQLQKLKGTYLDGILDLIDRKTCRVHTTFQQTVTATGRLSSAEPNLQNIPIRMELGRMIRRIFVPKEGHVLLAGDYSQIELRILAHISSDPTMIDSFLRDEDIHRRTASEVFGVPIDQVMPEMRSRAKAVNFGIVYGISDFGLSQNLGISRAEAKAYIDSYFARYPGVKSYMENVVAAARDKGYVTTMFSRRRYLPDISSPNRNLRMFAERTAINTPIQGTAADIIKLAMVNIASTMKRRGLASRMILQVHDELVFEVPGSELDAMTDLVKKSMEDVVRLSVPLKVDLKSGPNWYDMKAI; via the coding sequence ATGTCGAAAAAGCTCGTCCTCCTGGATGGGCACAGCCTCGCCAACAGGGCATTTTACGCTTTGCCGAGATTGACCGCAGCCTCGGGCCAGGTGACGAACGCGGTATACGGTTTCCTCACCATGCTCCTCAGGCTTATAGAGGAAGAGAAACCGGCCATGGTGGCCGCGGCGTTCGACCGCCCGACCCCCACCTTCAGGCACGTTGAGTTCGATCAGTACAAGGCCACGCGCACCGGCTCCCCGGACGACTTCAAATCCCAGATCCCAATAATAAAGGCCGCGCTGAACAGTCTTAAAATCCCGATCTTCGAGGTGGACGGTTACGAAGCCGACGACGTGCTGGGCACCATAGCTCGCAAGGCCGAGGGCGAAGGGATCGACACTCTCCTCGTGACTGGCGACCGCGACGCGCTGCAGCTCGTATCGGACCACGTCACCGTATTGCTGACGCGCAAGGGCATCAGCGAGGTGGCGCGGTACGATCCCGACGGGGTCAGGGAGGCGCTCGGGATTACCCCCTCGCAGGTCGTCGATTACAAGGCCCTCGTGGGCGATGTCTCCGACAACATCCCCGGGGTGCGCGGCATCGGCGAAAAGACCGCACTCAAGATGATAAGGGAATATGGCAGCGTGGAGACGCTCCTCCAGAACCTCGGTGACCTCAAAGACTCCCGTGCGAGGGCGGCCCTCGAGAGTGGAGTCGAGAGCGCGGGGCTAAGCAAGCGCCTCGCCACGATAGTCACCGATGCCCCCGTGGACGTTCGGTTCGAGGAGTGTTGCCTGAAGGCGCCCGATATGGACGGCGTGGAGTCGCTATTCCAGGAACTGGATTTCAAGAACCTGGCGCGGCGGGTGAGGGACTCGTTCTCGAGGGCGGGCTACCGGCCGGAGGGGGACATCTGCGCCGCAGGAGGCGCCGCAGCCGGCCCCGGCGCGGCCGGCGGGAGTCCGACCACCTCTGGTAACGCGGCACAGCGCACGACCGGGGAAGAGTCCATCCTCATCCAGGCCGCGCGCGAGTTCACCACCGTCACTACCGCAGGCGAGCTTCAATCCGCAGTCGCGAAGATCACTGGCGGCGACGTGATAGGCATGACGTTCGTAGTCGGGGATGGCGGGCCGGGCGGAGGGCCGGCGACCAGCCCGCTCGTGGCGCTGCTTGTAACCGCCCCGGCGGTCTCGTTCTACGCGAGGCTCGCACGGGGCGGCACACTCGACGGCGTAATAGACGGTGCGGTCGACGCCGGCGAAGCCATCGCCGTGATGGCTCGGGCCCTCGAGGACCCCGGTATCCGGAAGGTAGCCCACGCCGTCAAACCTGCGCTGGTGGCCCTGAAGCAGGCCGGCGTAAACGTGCGGGGCCTCGAGTTCGACACCGCGATCGCCGCCTACCTGCTCGACCCCACGCGGTCGTCGTACAAGGTGCCCGACCTGTCCAGGGAACACCTGGGCATCAACATCCCCGGGCCGGAGAAGGGCAAGCCCCCCTCTCCCGAGCATCTTGCCGCGTGCACCGCCGCGACGGTCTCGCTCGCGAGCAAGATGGGAGGACTCCTCGAGCAAAACGACCTGGCGCGCCTGTTCCGCGAGATCGAGATGCCGCTGGTCGGGGTGCTCGCGGACATGGAAGTCGCCGGGGTCGGGGTCGACCCTGGAATGGTCGAGCGCATGTCGAAGGAGTTCTCGTCCAAGATCGATGGGGTGTTGACGGAGATATACGCCATCGCCGGCTGCGAGTTCAACGTCAATTCAACGAAGCAGCTCGGCGAGGTGCTCTTCGAGAGGCTCAATCTTCCGCGGGCAAGGAAGACCAAGACCGGATATTCTACAGATGCCGAGGTATTGGAGGAACTGGCGCGGCGCCACGAAATCGCGGCCAAAGTGCTAGAATACCGCCAGCTACAAAAGCTCAAGGGGACCTACCTCGATGGAATACTCGACCTTATAGACCGCAAGACGTGCAGGGTTCACACGACATTCCAGCAGACCGTGACCGCGACAGGCCGGCTGTCAAGCGCGGAGCCCAACCTCCAGAACATACCAATCCGCATGGAACTCGGGCGGATGATACGGCGGATATTCGTTCCGAAGGAGGGACACGTACTCCTGGCGGGCGACTATTCCCAGATCGAATTGCGAATCCTTGCGCACATCTCCAGCGACCCCACAATGATCGACTCCTTCCTGAGGGACGAGGATATCCACCGGAGGACGGCCTCCGAGGTATTCGGAGTGCCGATCGACCAGGTGATGCCGGAGATGCGCTCGCGCGCGAAGGCGGTCAACTTCGGCATAGTGTACGGCATCAGCGACTTCGGCCTGTCGCAGAACCTGGGGATATCCAGGGCCGAGGCGAAGGCATATATCGACAGCTACTTCGCGCGGTACCCCGGGGTCAAGTCATACATGGAAAACGTGGTCGCCGCCGCCCGCGACAAGGGGTACGTGACCACGATGTTCAGCCGCCGCCGCTACCTGCCCGATATCAGCTCACCCAACAGGAACCTCAGGATGTTCGCGGAACGCACCGCCATAAACACCCCCATCCAGGGCACCGCCGCGGACATCATCAAACTGGCGATGGTTAACATAGCGTCCACCATGAAGAGGAGAGGGCTCGCATCGAGGATGATCCTGCAGGTCCACGACGAGCTCGTCTTCGAGGTTCCGGGGTCCGAACTGGATGCGATGACGGATCTCGTCAAGAAGTCAATGGAAGATGTCGTGAGACTGTCCGTCCCGCTCAAGGTGGACTTGAAATCGGGTCCGAACTGGTACGACATGAAAGCGATCTGA
- a CDS encoding peptide ABC transporter substrate-binding protein — translation MLAGCVGQKPAEPAKPAEPAKPAEPAKKEMVLTVNIGTEPQYIDPNRATGIPENHITLHCFDGLTRLKGSEVLPAAAEKWEVKDNGTKYVFYLRKNGKWSNGDPVTAHDFVFSWKRALDPATKSEYAYQLYYVKGAEDFNTGKDKTADKVGVKAVDEYTLEVTLESPCLYFLYMTAFPTYFPLNQKVVKADNEGWTAKPETYVGNGPMKMVKWDHKSKVELVPNPNYWNRSAIKLDKLVFTMVEEYSTELTMFEAGQLDVTNDVSEQEIPRVQTTPHWHPVTNLGTYYYLFNVTKKPVNDVRVRKALTLAIDRNVICEKILHNAGFKPASAWVPPGFPDADPAKDFRDAGGSFFSVYDPDQARKLLADAGYPGGKGFPKIEILYNTNERHKKIAELVQAMWKKELGIDVTLKNEEWGVYLDNRTKLNYTVARAGWLADYLDAMTFIDMWISTSGNNDTGWKSKKYDDLISKAKKTADNAERIKLMHEAEKMLMDEQIISPIYFYIEPKMVRSTLKGASFSALGLHDYHQATIEK, via the coding sequence ATGCTCGCCGGATGCGTCGGCCAGAAGCCCGCGGAACCCGCGAAGCCCGCGGAGCCTGCGAAGCCCGCGGAGCCCGCCAAGAAAGAAATGGTCCTGACCGTCAACATCGGGACCGAGCCCCAGTACATCGACCCCAACAGGGCCACCGGTATTCCGGAAAACCACATCACACTTCACTGTTTCGACGGGCTGACAAGGCTCAAGGGCTCCGAGGTCCTGCCTGCGGCCGCCGAGAAGTGGGAGGTCAAGGACAACGGCACGAAGTACGTCTTCTACCTCCGCAAGAACGGCAAGTGGTCTAACGGCGACCCCGTGACCGCTCACGATTTCGTCTTCTCCTGGAAGCGGGCGCTCGACCCCGCCACCAAGTCAGAATACGCCTACCAACTGTACTACGTAAAGGGCGCCGAGGACTTCAACACGGGCAAGGACAAGACGGCGGACAAAGTCGGCGTGAAAGCGGTCGACGAATACACCCTCGAGGTCACTCTCGAATCGCCCTGCCTGTACTTCCTGTACATGACCGCGTTCCCGACCTACTTCCCGCTCAACCAAAAAGTCGTGAAAGCGGACAACGAGGGGTGGACCGCGAAGCCTGAGACGTACGTGGGTAACGGCCCGATGAAGATGGTCAAGTGGGACCACAAATCAAAGGTCGAGCTCGTCCCCAACCCGAACTACTGGAACAGGAGCGCCATCAAACTCGACAAGCTGGTCTTCACGATGGTCGAGGAGTACAGCACAGAGCTAACGATGTTCGAGGCGGGCCAGCTCGATGTCACCAACGATGTCTCCGAGCAAGAGATCCCGAGGGTACAGACGACGCCGCACTGGCATCCGGTGACCAACCTCGGTACCTACTATTACCTCTTCAACGTGACGAAGAAGCCCGTCAATGACGTCAGGGTGAGGAAGGCCCTCACGCTGGCCATCGATCGCAACGTGATCTGCGAGAAGATCCTACATAACGCCGGGTTCAAGCCTGCAAGCGCCTGGGTACCTCCGGGGTTCCCCGACGCCGACCCGGCCAAGGACTTCAGAGACGCCGGCGGTTCATTCTTCTCCGTCTACGATCCGGATCAGGCGCGGAAGCTCCTCGCTGATGCCGGCTATCCTGGCGGCAAGGGGTTCCCCAAGATCGAGATCCTGTATAACACCAACGAACGCCACAAGAAGATAGCCGAGCTGGTCCAGGCGATGTGGAAGAAGGAGCTCGGTATCGATGTCACGCTCAAGAACGAGGAGTGGGGCGTGTACCTGGATAACAGGACCAAGCTCAACTACACCGTCGCCCGCGCCGGCTGGCTGGCCGACTACCTCGATGCGATGACCTTCATTGACATGTGGATCTCCACGAGTGGCAACAACGACACCGGCTGGAAGTCGAAGAAGTACGACGATCTCATTTCGAAGGCGAAGAAGACCGCCGACAACGCCGAGCGCATCAAGCTGATGCACGAGGCCGAGAAAATGCTGATGGATGAGCAGATAATCAGCCCCATATACTTCTACATCGAACCGAAGATGGTCCGCAGCACCTTGAAGGGCGCCTCGTTCTCCGCGCTGGGCCTGCACGACTACCATCAAGCGACAATCGAGAAGTAG